The following proteins come from a genomic window of Microbacterium sp. JZ31:
- the nrdF gene encoding class 1b ribonucleoside-diphosphate reductase subunit beta: MTEAVKLLDHVQAINWNRIQDEKDVEVWNRLVNNFWLPEKVPLSNDIQSWNTLTPEEQQLTMRVFTGLTLLDTIQGTVGAVSLIPDALTPHEEAVYTNIAFMESVHAKSYSSVFSTLCSTQEIDEAFRWSVENPNLQKKAQIVMEYYRGDEPLKRKVASTLLESFLFYSGFYLPLHWSSRAKLTNTADLIRLIIRDEAVHGYYIGYKFQKGLELVSQAERDEIKDYTFSLMYELYDNEVQYTQDLYDQVGLTEDVKKFLHYNANKALMNLGYEAMFPASVTNVNPTILSSLSPNSDENHDFFSGSGSSYVIGKHESTEDDDWDF; the protein is encoded by the coding sequence ATGACTGAAGCGGTCAAACTGCTGGACCACGTCCAGGCGATCAACTGGAACCGGATCCAGGACGAGAAGGACGTCGAGGTGTGGAACCGCCTCGTGAACAACTTCTGGCTGCCCGAGAAGGTGCCGCTGTCGAACGACATCCAGTCGTGGAACACGCTCACGCCGGAGGAGCAGCAGCTCACCATGCGCGTGTTCACGGGCCTGACGCTGCTCGACACGATCCAGGGCACCGTGGGCGCGGTCTCGCTGATCCCGGATGCGCTGACGCCGCACGAGGAGGCGGTGTACACGAACATCGCGTTCATGGAGTCGGTGCACGCCAAGAGCTACTCGTCGGTGTTCTCGACGCTGTGCTCGACGCAGGAGATCGACGAGGCGTTCCGCTGGTCGGTGGAGAACCCGAACCTGCAGAAGAAGGCCCAGATCGTCATGGAGTACTACCGTGGCGACGAGCCGCTCAAGCGCAAGGTCGCCTCGACCCTGCTCGAGAGCTTCCTGTTCTACTCGGGCTTCTACCTGCCGCTGCACTGGTCGAGCCGCGCCAAGCTCACCAACACGGCAGACCTGATCCGCCTCATCATCCGCGACGAGGCCGTGCACGGGTACTACATCGGCTACAAGTTCCAGAAGGGTCTCGAGCTCGTCTCCCAGGCCGAGCGCGACGAGATCAAGGACTACACGTTCTCGCTGATGTACGAGCTCTACGACAACGAGGTGCAGTACACGCAGGACCTCTACGACCAGGTCGGTCTGACCGAGGACGTCAAGAAGTTCCTGCACTACAACGCCAACAAGGCGCTGATGAACCTCGGCTACGAGGCGATGTTCCCCGCGTCGGTCACCAACGTGAACCCGACGATCCTGTCGTCGCTCTCGCCCAACTCGGACGAGAACCACGACTTCTTCTCCGGCTCGGGCTCGTCGTACGTGATCGGCAAGCACGAGTCCACCGAGGACGACGACTGGGACTTCTGA
- the nrdE gene encoding class 1b ribonucleoside-diphosphate reductase subunit alpha: MVEAAALTTDADFKHNAKFDGLDYHALNAMLNLYDENGKIQFDADKRAAREYFLQHVNQNTVFFHSLKERLDYLVEKEYYEGAVIEKYPFEFVERLNDFAYGKKFRFETFLGAFKYYTSYTLKTFDGKRYLERFEDRVVMTALALADGDQDLAWNLVEEIISGRFQPATPTFLNAGKAQRGELVSCFLLRIEDNMESIARGINSALQLSKRGGGVALLLSNIREAGAPIKQIENQSSGIIPVMKLLEDSFSYANQLGARQGAGAVYLSAHHPDIMKFLDTKRENADEKIRIKTLSLGVVVPDITFELAKNDEDMYLFSPYDVERVYGVPFGDISVTEKYREMVDDPRIKKTKINARKFFQTLAEIQFESGYPYIMFEDTVNRENPIKGRINMSNLCSEILQVNTPTTLNEDLSYDQIGKDISCNLGSLNIALAMDSPNLGQTVETSIRALTAVSDQSHIRSVRSIEDGNDRSHAIGLGQMNLHGYLARERVYYGSEEGLDFTNIYFYTVLFHALSASNKLAIERGQVFDGFWDSKYATGEFFQKYVEREWAPQTEKVKQMFAGHHIPTQADWRALQASIQQHGIYNQNLQAVPPTGSISYINNSTSSIHPIASKIEIRKEGKLGRVYYPAPFMTNDNLDYYQDAYEIGYEKVIDTYAAATQHVDQGLSLTLFFKDTATTRDINKAQIYAWRKGIKTIYYIRLRQMALEGTDIDQCVSCTL, translated from the coding sequence ATGGTGGAAGCAGCAGCCCTGACCACGGATGCGGACTTCAAGCACAACGCGAAGTTCGATGGGCTCGATTATCACGCCCTCAACGCGATGCTCAATCTGTACGACGAGAACGGGAAGATCCAGTTCGACGCGGACAAGCGCGCCGCGCGGGAGTACTTCCTGCAGCACGTCAACCAGAACACGGTGTTCTTCCACTCGCTCAAGGAGCGTCTCGACTACCTGGTCGAGAAGGAGTACTACGAGGGCGCCGTCATCGAGAAGTACCCGTTCGAGTTCGTCGAGCGCCTGAACGACTTCGCGTACGGCAAGAAGTTCCGCTTCGAGACGTTCCTCGGCGCGTTCAAGTACTACACGAGCTACACGCTCAAGACCTTCGACGGCAAGCGCTACCTCGAGCGCTTCGAGGACCGCGTCGTGATGACCGCGCTCGCCCTCGCCGACGGCGACCAGGACCTCGCGTGGAACCTCGTCGAGGAGATCATCTCGGGCCGCTTCCAGCCCGCGACCCCGACGTTCCTCAACGCGGGCAAGGCGCAGCGCGGCGAGCTCGTCAGCTGCTTCCTGCTGCGCATCGAGGACAACATGGAGTCGATCGCGCGCGGCATCAACTCGGCGCTGCAGCTGTCCAAGCGCGGCGGCGGCGTGGCCCTGCTGCTGTCGAACATCCGCGAGGCCGGCGCCCCGATCAAGCAGATCGAGAACCAGTCCAGCGGCATCATCCCCGTCATGAAGCTGCTGGAGGACTCCTTCAGCTACGCCAACCAGCTCGGCGCGCGCCAGGGCGCGGGCGCGGTGTACCTCTCGGCGCACCACCCCGACATCATGAAGTTCCTCGACACCAAGCGCGAGAACGCCGACGAGAAGATCCGCATCAAGACGCTGTCGCTCGGCGTGGTCGTGCCGGACATCACGTTCGAGCTCGCCAAGAACGACGAGGACATGTACCTCTTCTCGCCGTACGACGTCGAGCGCGTCTACGGCGTGCCCTTCGGCGACATCTCCGTCACGGAGAAGTACCGCGAGATGGTGGACGACCCGCGCATCAAGAAGACCAAGATCAACGCGCGCAAGTTCTTCCAGACGCTCGCCGAGATCCAGTTCGAGTCGGGCTACCCGTACATCATGTTCGAGGACACGGTGAACCGGGAGAACCCGATCAAGGGCCGGATCAACATGTCCAACCTCTGCAGCGAGATCCTGCAGGTGAACACGCCGACGACGCTGAACGAGGACCTCTCGTACGACCAGATCGGCAAGGACATCTCCTGCAACCTGGGCTCGCTGAACATCGCGCTCGCGATGGACTCCCCGAACCTGGGCCAGACGGTCGAGACCTCGATCCGCGCGCTCACCGCGGTCAGCGATCAGAGCCACATCCGCTCGGTGCGCTCGATCGAGGACGGCAACGACCGTTCGCACGCGATCGGCCTCGGCCAGATGAACCTGCACGGCTACCTCGCCCGCGAGCGCGTGTACTACGGCTCGGAAGAGGGCCTGGACTTCACGAACATCTACTTCTACACGGTGCTGTTCCACGCGCTGAGCGCGTCGAACAAGCTCGCGATCGAGCGCGGCCAGGTGTTCGACGGGTTCTGGGACTCGAAGTACGCCACGGGCGAGTTCTTCCAGAAGTACGTCGAGCGGGAGTGGGCGCCGCAGACCGAGAAGGTCAAGCAGATGTTCGCCGGCCACCACATCCCGACGCAGGCCGACTGGCGTGCGCTGCAGGCGTCCATCCAGCAGCACGGCATCTACAACCAGAACCTGCAGGCCGTGCCGCCGACCGGCTCGATCTCGTACATCAACAACTCGACGTCGTCGATCCACCCGATCGCGTCGAAGATCGAGATCCGCAAGGAAGGCAAGCTGGGTCGCGTCTACTACCCGGCGCCGTTCATGACGAACGACAACCTGGACTACTACCAGGACGCGTACGAGATCGGCTACGAGAAGGTCATCGACACGTACGCCGCGGCGACGCAGCACGTCGACCAGGGCCTGTCGCTGACGCTGTTCTTCAAGGACACCGCCACCACGCGCGACATCAACAAGGCGCAGATCTACGCGTGGCGCAAGGGGATCAAGACGATCTACTACATCCGCCTGCGCCAGATGGCCCTCGAGGGCACGGACATCGATCAGTGCGTCAGCTGCACGCTCTGA
- the nrdI gene encoding class Ib ribonucleoside-diphosphate reductase assembly flavoprotein NrdI, which yields MTATVAPTEAPLLVYFSSVSGNTARFIEKLGMRAERIPLHRGDEELVVDEPYVLVTPTYGGGDGRGAVPKQVIRFLNDERNRRWIRGVVSAGNTNFGDGFCIAGDIISRKCNVPHLYRLELFGTPDDVERVTDGLERWWKQQP from the coding sequence ATGACCGCGACGGTCGCGCCCACCGAGGCGCCGCTGCTCGTCTACTTCTCGAGCGTGTCCGGCAACACCGCACGTTTCATCGAGAAGCTCGGCATGCGGGCCGAGCGGATCCCTCTCCATCGCGGCGACGAGGAACTCGTCGTCGATGAGCCCTATGTGCTCGTCACCCCCACCTACGGCGGGGGTGACGGGCGGGGGGCGGTGCCCAAGCAGGTCATCCGCTTCCTCAACGACGAGCGCAACCGCCGATGGATCCGCGGGGTCGTCTCGGCGGGGAACACCAACTTCGGCGACGGCTTCTGCATCGCCGGCGACATCATCAGCCGCAAGTGCAACGTGCCTCACTTGTACCGGCTAGAACTCTTCGGCACACCCGACGACGTCGAGCGCGTCACCGACGGATTGGAACGATGGTGGAAGCAGCAGCCCTGA
- the nrdH gene encoding glutaredoxin-like protein NrdH: MAITVYTKPACVQCTATYRALDSKGIDYEVVDLSQDPAALEQVKALGYMQAPVVVTDEDHWSGFRPDMIDELATRLA; encoded by the coding sequence ATGGCGATCACGGTCTACACCAAGCCCGCTTGCGTTCAGTGCACGGCCACGTACCGCGCGCTCGACTCGAAGGGCATCGACTACGAGGTCGTCGACCTCTCGCAGGACCCGGCTGCGCTCGAGCAGGTCAAGGCCCTCGGCTACATGCAGGCTCCCGTCGTCGTGACCGACGAGGACCACTGGTCGGGCTTCCGTCCCGACATGATCGACGAGCTCGCCACGCGCCTCGCCTGA
- a CDS encoding MFS transporter, with amino-acid sequence MSSYRELARTSGVVRIIAAQLTARFPSGMVSLGILIHVEHLTHSYGAAGTVLAAMSIGQAVSGPITSRWMGRWGMRPVLSVLTLIYAAAIAVVALVPLPIPVLVALGLLAGLSTPPVQSAVRTIYPKLVNSRQLTALYSLDASLQELIWVAAPVLVTFLALQVSSVLALLVISAIALAGGAWFIFSPEVGRVRIPRSRSSFGRVLRKPTVLLTTAIGVLFIGSTAAIEAGIVATFGEGGVESGLVLAAYAFGSLTGGLGSGGIPMSPWSTARRLVIVAIGSALTLVMVENPFWLAFALFVAGVGFAPALATMLASTSASVKFSETAEAYGWINTGQLIGAALGSMAAGFAIDGTGPIGAYLVSIAMIIGAAVVAAVFHRGFPDLRGRDASPIPDTEQLPVIT; translated from the coding sequence ATGTCGTCCTACCGTGAGCTCGCACGCACTTCGGGCGTCGTCCGCATCATCGCCGCGCAGCTGACGGCACGGTTCCCGTCCGGGATGGTCAGCCTCGGCATCCTCATCCACGTCGAGCATCTGACGCACTCGTACGGCGCCGCGGGCACCGTGCTCGCGGCCATGTCGATCGGGCAGGCCGTGTCCGGTCCGATCACGAGTCGCTGGATGGGTCGCTGGGGCATGCGTCCCGTGCTGTCGGTGCTGACGCTGATCTACGCCGCGGCGATCGCGGTCGTCGCGCTCGTGCCGCTTCCGATCCCGGTGCTCGTCGCGCTGGGCCTGCTCGCGGGGCTGTCGACCCCGCCCGTGCAGTCGGCCGTGCGCACCATCTACCCCAAGCTCGTCAACTCCCGTCAGCTCACGGCGCTGTACTCGCTCGACGCGTCGCTGCAGGAGCTCATCTGGGTCGCGGCCCCCGTGCTCGTGACGTTCCTCGCGCTGCAGGTGTCGTCCGTGCTCGCGCTGCTCGTGATCTCCGCCATCGCGCTCGCGGGCGGAGCGTGGTTCATCTTCTCCCCCGAGGTCGGGCGGGTGCGGATCCCCCGCAGCCGCAGCTCGTTCGGCCGAGTGCTGCGCAAGCCCACCGTGCTGCTGACCACCGCCATCGGCGTGCTGTTCATCGGATCGACCGCCGCGATCGAGGCGGGCATCGTCGCGACGTTCGGCGAGGGCGGCGTGGAGTCCGGGCTCGTGCTCGCCGCGTATGCGTTCGGCAGCCTGACGGGCGGCCTCGGCTCGGGCGGCATCCCCATGAGCCCGTGGTCGACGGCGCGCCGCCTCGTGATCGTCGCGATCGGCAGCGCGCTCACGCTCGTGATGGTGGAGAACCCGTTCTGGCTGGCGTTCGCGCTGTTCGTGGCGGGCGTCGGCTTCGCCCCCGCGCTGGCGACGATGCTGGCGAGCACGTCCGCGAGCGTGAAGTTCAGCGAGACGGCCGAGGCGTACGGCTGGATCAACACGGGGCAGCTGATCGGCGCGGCGCTCGGATCGATGGCGGCCGGCTTCGCGATCGACGGCACGGGCCCGATCGGGGCGTACCTCGTGAGCATCGCGATGATCATCGGCGCGGCGGTGGTCGCCGCCGTGTTCCACCGGGGCTTCCCGGACCTGCGCGGTCGCGACGCGTCGCCGATCCCCGACACGGAGCAGCTCCCCGTCATCACCTGA
- a CDS encoding alpha/beta fold hydrolase, which produces MTPSPVALPRLHWGDPSSDRRALLVHGLGSSGALMWRFGVALADAGWHATAVDLRGHGDAPRALDYSVAAYAADVARTLPDHGGSWDLVIGHSLGGAATTVAAADDPAWTRRVVLIDPAIVVDERDAGIVRRSQERAFADNRIEAVREEHPHWHPQDLELKVDAVTRASRWAVEQTSTQNATWDVRDAASRVTVPLHVLGADPQVYALFTGATAEAVLRNPAASLSVVTGAGHSPHRDKPEQTMRQLLEVIG; this is translated from the coding sequence ATGACGCCTTCTCCCGTCGCCCTCCCCCGCCTGCACTGGGGCGATCCGTCATCCGACCGCCGCGCGCTGCTCGTGCATGGGCTCGGATCGTCGGGGGCGCTGATGTGGCGCTTCGGCGTCGCGCTGGCCGACGCCGGGTGGCACGCGACCGCGGTCGACCTGCGGGGACACGGCGATGCCCCGCGCGCGCTCGACTACTCCGTGGCCGCGTATGCCGCCGACGTCGCACGCACGCTGCCGGATCACGGCGGCTCGTGGGATCTCGTGATCGGCCACTCGCTGGGGGGCGCGGCGACGACCGTCGCGGCCGCGGACGACCCGGCGTGGACCAGGCGCGTGGTGCTGATCGATCCGGCGATCGTGGTGGACGAGCGCGACGCCGGCATCGTGCGCCGCAGCCAGGAGCGCGCGTTCGCCGACAACCGCATCGAGGCCGTGCGCGAGGAGCACCCGCACTGGCACCCGCAGGATCTCGAGCTGAAGGTCGACGCCGTGACCCGCGCGAGCCGCTGGGCCGTCGAGCAGACGAGCACGCAGAACGCGACGTGGGACGTCCGCGACGCGGCGTCGCGCGTCACGGTGCCGCTGCACGTGCTCGGCGCCGATCCCCAGGTCTACGCCCTGTTCACGGGCGCGACGGCCGAGGCGGTGCTGCGCAATCCGGCCGCGTCGCTGTCGGTCGTGACCGGCGCGGGGCATTCGCCGCACCGCGACAAGCCGGAGCAGACGATGCGGCAGCTGCTCGAGGTGATCGGCTGA
- a CDS encoding acyl-CoA dehydrogenase family protein yields the protein MSFDVRDVLSDELIERIRSRAARVDADNVFPEEDLAELRDAGYLRALVPAARGGLGLTLAEVSLLQQRLAEAAPATALAINMHLVWTGVAKVMQDRGLDDLRFVQEGAAAGEVYAFGISEAGNDLVLFGSGTDAAPLPDGSYAFTGRKIFTSLGPVWTQLGLHGLDTTSPDGPQMVYAFVGRDERIVTRDDWDTLGMRGTQSRTTELNGVIAPAERVVRRVAPGPNPDPIVFGIFSVFELLLASVYTGVARRALDLAVAAARSRTSKKTGKAYSQDPDIRWRIAEMALAYDALPPQLAALCRDIDERTDHGARWFSLLSGIKHRATATAKRVVDDAMLVAGGSSYFSSNELSRLYRDVLAGAFHPSDPESAHATVASAWLGPLEA from the coding sequence ATGTCCTTCGACGTGCGGGACGTGCTGTCCGACGAGCTGATCGAGCGGATCCGGTCGCGCGCGGCCCGTGTGGACGCCGACAACGTCTTCCCCGAGGAGGACCTGGCCGAGCTGCGCGACGCCGGCTACCTGCGCGCACTGGTGCCGGCCGCCCGCGGCGGTCTGGGCCTGACGCTGGCCGAGGTCTCGCTGCTGCAGCAGCGGCTCGCGGAGGCCGCCCCGGCCACGGCGCTCGCGATCAACATGCACCTCGTCTGGACCGGCGTGGCGAAGGTCATGCAGGATCGCGGCCTCGACGACCTCCGCTTCGTGCAGGAGGGGGCCGCCGCCGGCGAGGTGTACGCGTTCGGGATCAGCGAGGCCGGCAACGACCTCGTGCTGTTCGGCAGCGGAACCGACGCTGCGCCGCTGCCCGACGGCTCCTACGCCTTCACCGGGAGGAAGATCTTCACGTCGCTCGGGCCGGTGTGGACGCAGCTCGGGCTGCACGGGCTCGACACCACGTCGCCCGACGGGCCGCAGATGGTCTACGCCTTCGTGGGACGCGACGAGCGGATCGTCACCCGCGACGACTGGGACACGCTCGGCATGCGCGGCACGCAGAGTCGCACGACCGAGCTGAACGGCGTGATCGCCCCGGCCGAGCGCGTCGTCCGCCGCGTCGCGCCCGGCCCGAACCCCGATCCGATCGTGTTCGGCATCTTCAGCGTGTTCGAGCTGCTGCTGGCGTCGGTCTACACCGGCGTCGCGCGCCGCGCGCTCGACCTCGCCGTCGCCGCGGCCAGGTCGCGCACCTCGAAGAAGACAGGCAAGGCGTACAGCCAGGACCCGGACATCCGGTGGCGCATCGCCGAGATGGCGCTGGCGTACGACGCCCTCCCGCCGCAGCTCGCGGCTCTGTGCCGCGACATCGACGAGCGGACGGATCACGGCGCGCGCTGGTTCTCGCTGCTGTCGGGCATCAAGCATCGCGCGACGGCCACGGCCAAGCGCGTCGTCGACGACGCGATGCTCGTGGCGGGCGGCTCGTCGTACTTCTCGTCGAACGAGCTGTCGCGCCTGTACCGCGACGTGCTCGCGGGAGCCTTCCATCCGTCCGACCCGGAATCGGCCCACGCGACGGTGGCGTCGGCGTGGCTCGGGCCGCTGGAGGCGTAG
- a CDS encoding metal-sensitive transcriptional regulator — translation MIEDIQKRALHRTRILEGQLRGLGRMIENEDYCMDIITQSRAIQRSLESLNRLLLENHLRTHVTHMFDSGAEDDREQAVAELLRAFDFDGR, via the coding sequence GTGATCGAAGACATCCAGAAGCGTGCGCTGCACCGCACCCGCATCCTCGAGGGCCAGCTGCGCGGGCTCGGGCGGATGATCGAGAACGAGGACTACTGCATGGACATCATCACGCAGTCGCGTGCGATCCAGCGCTCCCTCGAGTCTCTCAATCGGTTGCTGCTCGAGAACCACCTGCGCACGCACGTCACGCACATGTTCGACAGCGGCGCCGAGGACGACCGCGAGCAGGCCGTCGCCGAGCTGCTGCGCGCCTTCGACTTCGACGGACGCTGA
- a CDS encoding DUF445 domain-containing protein — MASVDLLSPADQERLRGLRRMKAVALGALLFMAVLFAFGFALQDRITAFAYIRAAAEGGMVGALADWFAVTALFRRPLGLPIPHTAIIPTRKDEIGRNLGEFVETNFLEAGVVRTKLASTPISARLGAWLRQPAHAERIASEGAAVAQGVLRALSDDDVRDVIETLARRHLIEPGWGDPLGGWLERVIDTGAHHGAVDLAAETVEAWLEANPEAFQGLVSRRLPSWVPSIAQRLVDHTVYNEAVTFVRALRTDPAHPARRAIDGYLSRLAQNLQHDDATRGRLEQAKSTLFDSPGVRRLAAEAWGAAKQGLLRELEQPDSALRMRLRDALAEIGARLEEEPSLRARVDTWVTDAAVFIVDRYRHDIASLISDTVERWDPQETTEKIELMVGRDLQYIRLNGTVVGALAGLVIFTIAHALLG, encoded by the coding sequence ATGGCCTCCGTCGATCTGCTCTCCCCCGCCGACCAGGAACGACTGCGGGGCCTGCGCCGCATGAAGGCCGTCGCCCTCGGGGCCCTGCTGTTCATGGCGGTGCTGTTCGCCTTCGGCTTCGCACTGCAGGACCGGATCACGGCGTTCGCGTACATCCGCGCCGCCGCGGAGGGCGGGATGGTCGGCGCCCTCGCCGACTGGTTCGCCGTGACGGCGCTGTTCCGCCGCCCGCTCGGCCTGCCGATCCCCCACACCGCGATCATCCCGACGCGCAAGGACGAGATCGGCCGCAACCTCGGCGAGTTCGTCGAGACCAACTTCCTCGAGGCCGGCGTCGTGCGCACCAAGCTCGCGTCGACGCCGATCTCGGCACGGCTCGGAGCGTGGCTCCGGCAGCCCGCGCACGCCGAGCGGATCGCGTCGGAGGGCGCGGCCGTGGCGCAGGGGGTGCTGCGCGCGCTCAGCGACGACGACGTGCGGGACGTCATCGAGACGCTCGCGCGCCGCCATCTGATCGAGCCGGGGTGGGGCGATCCGCTCGGCGGCTGGCTCGAGCGCGTGATCGACACCGGCGCGCACCATGGCGCCGTGGATCTCGCGGCCGAGACGGTCGAGGCGTGGCTGGAGGCGAACCCGGAGGCGTTCCAGGGACTGGTCTCGCGGCGCCTGCCGTCGTGGGTTCCGTCGATCGCGCAGCGCCTCGTCGACCACACGGTCTACAACGAGGCGGTCACCTTCGTCCGCGCGCTCCGGACCGATCCGGCACACCCCGCCCGGCGCGCGATCGACGGCTACCTGTCGCGGCTGGCCCAGAACCTGCAGCACGATGACGCGACGCGCGGCCGGCTGGAACAGGCCAAGTCGACCCTGTTCGACAGCCCGGGTGTCCGTCGCCTCGCCGCGGAGGCGTGGGGCGCGGCGAAGCAGGGGCTCCTGCGCGAGCTCGAGCAGCCCGACAGCGCCCTGCGGATGCGCCTGCGCGACGCCCTGGCCGAGATCGGCGCACGCCTCGAGGAGGAGCCGTCGCTGCGGGCGCGCGTCGACACGTGGGTGACGGACGCCGCGGTGTTCATCGTCGACCGCTACCGGCACGACATCGCTTCTCTCATCAGCGACACCGTCGAGCGATGGGATCCGCAGGAGACCACGGAGAAGATCGAGCTGATGGTGGGCCGCGACCTGCAGTACATCCGCCTGAACGGCACCGTCGTCGGCGCGCTCGCGGGGCTCGTGATCTTCACGATCGCCCACGCGCTGCTGGGCTGA
- a CDS encoding YbaK/EbsC family protein — translation MSVAELHPRNVAVATRLKEAGIDGEIVLLPDAASTAALAAAALGVDVGAIANSLVFWCDDRPLLVMTSGAHRVDTAALAQRLGRGPIKRAKAEQVLAATGQVIGGVAPTGHPAPIETVVDEHLSTYPQLWAAAGTAHSVFPLTFDELVRLTGGRVERVD, via the coding sequence ATGTCCGTCGCCGAGCTGCACCCTCGCAATGTCGCCGTCGCCACGCGCCTGAAGGAGGCGGGCATCGACGGCGAGATCGTGCTCCTTCCCGATGCCGCGTCCACTGCGGCCCTCGCGGCCGCGGCGCTCGGCGTCGACGTGGGAGCGATCGCCAACAGTCTCGTGTTCTGGTGCGACGACCGCCCCCTGCTCGTGATGACGAGCGGCGCCCACCGCGTCGACACCGCCGCGCTCGCACAGCGCCTCGGTCGAGGGCCGATCAAGCGGGCCAAGGCCGAACAGGTTCTCGCGGCGACCGGGCAGGTTATCGGCGGCGTGGCGCCGACGGGTCATCCCGCGCCGATCGAGACCGTCGTGGACGAGCACCTGTCGACGTATCCGCAGCTGTGGGCGGCCGCCGGCACGGCGCACTCCGTCTTCCCGTTGACATTCGACGAGCTCGTCCGGCTCACGGGCGGGCGCGTGGAGCGCGTCGACTAG
- a CDS encoding DUF2795 domain-containing protein, with protein sequence MADNPTPIELQKYLGGVDYPASKDDLVSRARDNGAPDDLVSKLESAGEDSFDSPADVSRAVAGS encoded by the coding sequence ATGGCCGACAACCCCACGCCCATCGAGCTGCAGAAGTACCTCGGCGGCGTCGACTACCCCGCCAGCAAGGACGACCTCGTCTCCCGTGCGCGCGACAACGGCGCGCCCGACGACCTGGTCTCGAAGCTCGAGTCGGCGGGAGAGGACTCGTTCGACTCCCCCGCCGACGTGAGCCGCGCCGTCGCAGGCAGCTGA
- a CDS encoding glycosyltransferase family A protein: protein MTSRRTAGAWAESPAPAPAVLDVLIPTAGRVAELAVTLAGLAAQDDPPFDVVISDQSDDDAPSHPAVAAMRRVLQAQGRGVHVHRHLPRRGLAEQRQFLLDSSSADAVLFLDDDVWLEPGQLTRMHDALHELDCGLVGMAVQGLSYLGDDRPAEREAFEPWGDRVEPERLSRDSAAFERWRLHNAANLAHVARDVPLPDRGWLPYRVAWIGGCVMFRRDALIEAGGFEFWRELGSRHSGEDVLAQWRVMSRRGGAGLLPSGAVHLEAPTTIPDRPVDAFDVMDV from the coding sequence GTGACGTCGCGTCGTACGGCCGGCGCGTGGGCCGAGTCCCCCGCGCCGGCACCGGCGGTCCTCGACGTCCTCATCCCCACCGCGGGCCGCGTGGCCGAGCTCGCGGTGACGCTCGCGGGGCTCGCGGCGCAGGACGATCCGCCCTTCGACGTCGTCATCAGCGATCAGTCCGATGACGACGCGCCCTCCCACCCCGCGGTCGCCGCGATGCGCCGCGTGCTGCAGGCACAGGGGCGGGGCGTGCACGTGCATCGCCATCTCCCCCGGCGCGGGCTGGCGGAGCAGCGCCAGTTCCTGCTCGACAGCTCCTCGGCCGACGCGGTGCTTTTCCTCGACGACGACGTGTGGCTCGAGCCCGGCCAGCTGACCCGCATGCACGACGCTCTCCACGAGCTCGACTGCGGGTTGGTGGGGATGGCGGTGCAGGGCCTGTCGTACCTCGGAGACGACCGCCCCGCCGAGCGGGAGGCGTTCGAGCCGTGGGGCGACCGCGTGGAACCCGAGCGCTTGAGCCGGGACTCCGCCGCCTTCGAGCGCTGGCGCCTGCACAACGCCGCCAACCTCGCGCACGTGGCGCGAGACGTGCCGCTCCCCGACCGAGGATGGCTGCCCTACCGCGTGGCGTGGATCGGAGGGTGCGTGATGTTCCGCAGGGACGCGCTGATCGAGGCCGGCGGCTTCGAGTTCTGGCGCGAGCTCGGCTCCCGGCACTCCGGCGAGGACGTGCTTGCCCAGTGGCGCGTGATGTCGCGGCGGGGCGGTGCCGGGCTGCTTCCGAGCGGCGCGGTGCACCTCGAGGCGCCGACGACGATCCCCGATCGGCCGGTCGACGCGTTCGACGTCATGGACGTCTGA